GGTGAAACAAAGAAGGCACATGCACACTACTGCATTTTTATTGTATATTCATATGATGGCTATCAGGAAACCACAGTAATAAGGAATTCATATCGTTAACTTATCTTTAGTTGGTCTTTATGTATTTCTATTGGTCCTTATTGTTTTTAACGTTGACCATATTTATTAACTCATTTTTTGCGTTTTCCATCATTTTACTGAATCATACAGGAAACTCAAAATGCCATTCATTGATATATCGGCGATTAGACCACATGATAATGCAGAACCTCTACAATTAAGAGTAATAAGAAAATGGATACCATTTGGAAAAGTACAAGAGCTCTGCTATCTATTTGTAGATATTAATGTAAGCTttacaacatatatatatatatatatatatatatataattaataatgTGATATTTCAAGTTTTTCACAGTTTGACCTTTCATTTGTGACTAGGGTGATGCGATAGAGGCGATGGCGGACTTAAACCATTAGTCACATTTTGAATCTCGAATAACACTAGAATCTTGCTACACTATCACTGATTATCTATCCGACACTGCAAGATCATATATGAATGTTGTCCCCCATACAGCATGCATTAGACTAGGTCTATGAACATCTTTTCGGGAAATTGATGACAACACTATCCCTCATTACTACTTTAACTTTGTCAACTATGATCGTTTAAGGCCCCGTATCAACAACAATCTTTTGCTAACAGGTAACCATCTTTCAATAATCATTATTTTCAAAACAATCTACTTCTTTGCTGACAAAATCCTTACTGTATACAGATTACATTGGGCGTTTGGTCAAAGCGCCACCTATCTTTTACAAGGCTGGAAAGAACATGATGAAACTAAGTCTTCAAGATCAAAggtatttaatattataaaatgcctaatttaataatatatatcttCTAATACTAATATGTCACTACAGTGGTAACTTGATTGAAGCCACCTTATGGGAACAAATTGCATTTTCTTTTGATCGAGAAGCTGCTTTTCAAAAGCCTCAACCTGTGATAATAACTATGACATCAATGAAAGTCTCTGAGTATAATGGTAGACATAAAAACTTGACTTTTCATCTATCATTATTTCTTCATTAACATACTTTCTAAAAACAGGAAAATTCAACTAGGATCTACCAACGCAACGACAATTGTTATCAATCCAGATATTGAAGATCTTGAAAATTTCATTAACAGGTACCATATATTAACCTAATCTCTGTCATGTAAACCAATTCGATgctttatacacatatgtacttcTATATTAGGTTTGGAGTCATTAGAGGGCGTTCTAATACATTCCCAACCACTTCTACATCTCAAATATCTGGAGAGGAAGAACTAAACAGATTAACCCTTGAAGAACTACTTCAAAAATCTGCGAAAGATAATCATGTAATGTcatatttttgaaaaaatatttcttttACCTATGCTAATgggtttaagtttatgtttaagTAGAAAACCAAGTTTACGTGTCTTGCAAGCATAAAGAAGATTGACAGCTCTCGCAAATGGTTCTTCAAATCATGTACCGAGTGTAGAAAGAAAGTTCTACCTAAAGAAGAAAAGTTTGCATGTCCAGACCATGGTGAAATTCAATCACCAAGATTCATGTAAGTACTCAATTACCAAATTAAATATCAATTTCCTTTCATACAAATTTTAACTTCTACAAATTAGGTACGCTGTCAACACAACCATAGTCGATGACACATCACCAGTGTCTGTGGTTCTCTTCAAGATGTGGTGACTTCCTTACAAGGAATTGATTGTCACGATATGGTTGTTAAAGAAGATTTTTCAAGCCAGCATATTCTACCAACGCCATTAAGAGCTATAACAGGAAAACCAAAAATATTCCAACTACTATATCGTGAGCAGGATAACAAAGAGAAAATGTCCTTCACAGTAAACAAGGTTTTTGAACCAAAATCCTCCAACAATGATATCGCAAGCACCTCATCAGGACCAACAACAAAGTACAAAAAAAGACAATCGAAACGATCACTGGGTAAGAATTACACTTTCATTTTGTGTTACATCCTTGCATAAaatttgtttgaattttgatTTCTATATCTATGTTAATTTTAAACAGATGCTGGAAGTGTTgcgaaaaagaaacaaaaagactAAAATCTGTAGTCTTTGCCTACAACACAATGGAAAAGGTAACTGTCATACATAAAATTTTAGTAACCGTCTTTACAAGCCACATAAACAATTGCTTCTACATTTATATAAAATTTTCCCATCTTTATGCAGGTATTAGAAATAGAACATGAACTTCATACCCATGTATCTACCTGTAAATTATATGCTACTGTAACAAAAGTACATATTCTATGTTTACAAACtgtatataaacatatatattagaCAATAAATGTAGGTTATAACTTTATTTAATGTAAAAATACTTACTGCTGGTTGGGTTCTTATGCTATCATAAGAGCAATGTCATGTATTCTTCATCTAATTTAGAGCGTCTAAACATTGAATCACTTATCAAATATAAATATGAAAATGTTCCCAAGATGTTGATGGTATCTTTTACATCTTTACCTGATAATATTAACCGGACATTTTAATTAGAATACACTAGATCAGGTTGGCTAATGTGTTATTACTTTAGAATTTGGTTAGCCCCTGTAACAATTTTACCTACTTGTTATAAAATTCTAAAATATATATAACATATACATGTATCATAaatgtaatataatattaatattttGTAAACGGTTTGTTTACTCAAACCCCATGATCTAAAAttgtatttttaaataattgcATTTTCATTTAAGGGGTTGAGTTATAATACAAAGTACTAGCTGTAGGACCCGTGTGACCACACGGGTAGCTTTAACAACCATTGAAATAGATTATAATACATCATTTAAATTGTTTGTATTTAATTACAtatctttataaaacaatgttaaaGGCAATATGTGTTAGAACATAAAAATTTTATTACTGTGTTACGAAAAAATTATTAGCTAAGGTTTGATATAGAAATAACCTAACTAATTGATAATATCTTGTCTAAAATGAAAGCATGACCTAATTTTATGTTGTCTAATAATAAAAAGatgacctaatttaaataaccAAATGTTATTGAACAATTCAATAAAGCTCATATGTTTGATCCCATATGTTTGAAACACTGCATTATGCCTGTTTGGATCGAACTCCTTGTTTGTTGGATCATATTTCTCCACTCCAAATTTCTTGAAAACCTGAAAATCAACAAACCTTCTAAATTAAGAAAAACTTGATCatttataaaaattacaaaagGTGTTCGGCAGACTCGTTTTGAGGGTACACaataataatttataaaaaaatatgttacCTCTGCTAGCTGCTTTTCAGTCATCTCAACGCCTTCAAGAACCATTTTTAAAAGCGGAAAGGCTCCAGTAGTGTCCTTAGATgcatcgatcttagaaaaactcTCTTTTACAACCAAAGAAGCTTTATCCAGATTATCCGCAACATCCAGTAAACTCTTTGCAATATTCTGCACCATGAAAAGCATAAAACATCAAAATAAGAGCACGAAAAATACTTTTAAGTTtttaacaaaaaaacaaaatatagTCGATAATATCGAACCTGAATTGCAAACTTTTTAGAGTTATCTGCCTCTCTTTTGGTCCTGTCCATGATGTTTTCCATATCTGCATACGTTCAAAGAACTTTATCTTTCATTTTCTCAATCTCATCTTGCCGCTTTGTagcattttttataaaattaagtatttcAGCAGATGACGATCTTTTTGTATAAGATTCTGAGTTGTTCCTGTTTCCTTTGAGATGCTACCCTATTAAACAAAAGAAAAATTATACCAATCCactgttttgggttaaaacagtgttctAAAACCactgttttgggttaaaacagtgttttgaaaccacttttgggttaaacattgtttgaaaccactgttgggttaaaacagtgttttgaaaccacttttgggttaaaacagtgttttgaaaccacttttgggttaaaacagggTTTCCTTTGAGATGCTACCCTATTAAACAAAAGAAAAATTATACCAATCCACTGTTTTggattaaaacagtgttttgaaaccacttttgggttaaaacagtggtttCCTTTGAGATGCTACCCTATTAAACAAAAGAAAAATTATACCAATCCACTGTTTTGTGTTAAAactgttggtgcatctagtgtctgttaactttgtcttgtatcgagtctaggtTTAGAATTGTTAAAACAGGGCGCGTtgttcgagaaaataggagattttAGGGTTTAAACAAAGTGATTCCGCGTGAAtgtttaattccgcttgaaatgacaaataacagtttcaagcgaaatcacaatcaagtgattccgcttgaaatggttcttgtcacttcaagcgaaatcaagatcACTATAAATACTCTTCAAGCGGATTCAGTTGTATGGTTCTGAttttccggtaccgaactgctgccgaagtgccgatTTATTGTAAAGCTGTGAAATTGATAATATAAGGCAAAATTAAGTGAAACAAACTGTTTTTCATgtccgtttcttagtttccgcctctgaaacggattagagctcttccgtttgactcgtttgggtcatgaacacgatcctacaaaagctgtaggatcgtgttctgacccgaatgagtcgttcagaggtgttcttctctgtttcaggtgcggaataacaagaaacagaggtagaaacagctgattcttcactaaatatcctgattgtattgatttgacaacaattacagctcgatcttcacaccggcagcacttcggtatggaatacaaggcaatggttaatgatttcgctcatgacacccctatatatagggttgatgatttcgctcttatgtacatgacatatgagcgaaatcctacaagaccatataagcgaaaccttaccatgacacataagcgaaatcactcCTTAAAACTCATACaaactcctattttctcgtaaaacgcgccctaatctgtACAAtgcaatgtaagactcgatacaagacgaagtcgacagatgtagtgcaccaacaaaaacagtgttttgaaaccacttttgggttaaaacagtgttttgaaaccactttttggttaaaacagtgtttgaaaccactgttgggttaaaacggtggtttCCTTTGAGATGCTACCCTattaaacaaaagaaaaaaatataccAATCCAccgttttgggttaaaacagtgttttgaaaccacttttgggttagAACACATATTTCAATTTCTCTGTACATAtgactttttt
This is a stretch of genomic DNA from Helianthus annuus cultivar XRQ/B chromosome 16, HanXRQr2.0-SUNRISE, whole genome shotgun sequence. It encodes these proteins:
- the LOC110919322 gene encoding grpE protein homolog 2, mitochondrial-like, translating into MENIMDRTKREADNSKKFAIQNIAKSLLDVADNLDKASLVVKESFSKIDASKDTTGAFPLLKMVLEGVEMTEKQLAEVFKKFGVEKYDPTNKEFDPNRHNAVFQTYGIKHMSFIELFNNICYPCGHTGPTASTLYYNSTP